Proteins from a single region of Paraflavitalea devenefica:
- a CDS encoding FecR family protein: MSRQDLLQELFEKFLHDKKMTPAEIRQLQALVQDERNRALLDQLLASFYEEEVQEPGMGESNSQAAFEEVWAKLQTPAPATIAEPGVVYGQFRRRWWRYAAAAVVVLTIGAGSWWLFRGDKTIPVVVQQNQSTQPAIQPGGNKAILTLADGSTIVLDSAANGTLVQQGSMQVVKSKEGELEYRKSEAGPEGLLRRSLKSEVGFNTLATPRGGRYTLTLPDGSKVWLNAASSIRYPTAFTGQERKVEITGEAYFEVEKNAKMPFHVLLNGMQVEVLGTHFNIHAYGDEAMMKTTLLEGSVKVKTGSQKSDLRPQTSAFLKPGQQAQIINHQLSIINDVDVEAAIAWKNGLIQFEGQDIHAAMRMLARWYDVAVEYRGNVPNAHFRGTIPSNVPVSQVLDMMEKTEEVHFEISGRKIIVTP, from the coding sequence ATGTCAAGACAGGATCTTTTACAGGAATTATTCGAAAAATTCCTGCACGATAAGAAGATGACGCCTGCAGAGATCAGGCAGTTGCAGGCACTTGTACAGGACGAGCGCAACCGTGCGCTGCTGGACCAGTTACTGGCATCCTTCTATGAGGAAGAGGTACAGGAGCCTGGTATGGGAGAAAGTAATAGCCAGGCAGCTTTTGAAGAAGTATGGGCAAAGCTGCAGACCCCGGCGCCTGCTACAATCGCAGAACCTGGGGTAGTATACGGACAGTTCCGCCGCCGGTGGTGGAGGTATGCCGCTGCTGCCGTGGTGGTGCTCACTATAGGCGCCGGCTCCTGGTGGTTGTTCCGTGGTGATAAGACTATACCGGTAGTGGTACAACAAAATCAATCAACACAACCAGCCATACAACCAGGAGGTAATAAAGCCATACTAACATTGGCAGATGGCTCTACCATTGTATTGGATTCAGCGGCCAATGGCACGTTGGTACAGCAGGGAAGTATGCAGGTGGTGAAGTCGAAAGAGGGAGAGTTGGAATACAGGAAGTCGGAGGCCGGTCCGGAAGGACTCCTTCGGAGAAGTCTGAAGTCAGAAGTCGGATTTAATACACTGGCTACGCCAAGGGGCGGGCGATATACCCTCACATTACCCGATGGGAGTAAGGTATGGCTGAATGCAGCTTCTTCTATCCGTTACCCCACCGCTTTTACCGGTCAGGAAAGGAAGGTGGAGATCACCGGTGAAGCCTATTTTGAAGTGGAGAAAAATGCAAAGATGCCTTTCCACGTACTCCTGAATGGCATGCAGGTAGAGGTGCTGGGTACTCATTTCAATATCCATGCTTATGGAGATGAAGCGATGATGAAGACCACCCTGCTGGAAGGAAGCGTGAAGGTGAAAACCGGAAGTCAGAAGTCGGACCTCAGACCTCAGACTTCTGCATTTTTAAAACCGGGTCAGCAAGCGCAAATAATCAATCATCAATTATCAATCATCAATGATGTTGACGTAGAAGCAGCCATTGCCTGGAAGAACGGACTGATCCAGTTTGAAGGCCAGGATATTCATGCTGCTATGCGCATGCTGGCCCGCTGGTACGATGTGGCCGTGGAATACAGGGGTAATGTACCCAATGCACATTTCCGGGGAACGATACCCAGCAACGTACCTGTGTCACAGGTGCTTGATATGATGGAAAAAACAGAAGAAGTACATTTTGAGATCAGCGGCCGGAAGATCATCGTAACACCTTAA
- a CDS encoding RNA polymerase sigma factor has product MPFVEPYNEQELLLLIASGDQQAYRQLFERYWDKVYAIGLRLTKSPELAKDLAQETFIKIWNNRDKLPALTNFSAFLSTVSRHLAIDHLRKKVFTTGNEDYLVAYFSDDAITPHEKAEYKELEQLLNGAINNLPPQLQQVFRLSRFEGLSHAEIALRMNITRITSKAYMVRALYAIRKYLSKYGDEQVILLLLLYSCLS; this is encoded by the coding sequence TTGCCATTTGTTGAACCATACAACGAACAGGAACTATTGCTGCTTATTGCCTCCGGAGACCAACAGGCCTACCGGCAATTATTTGAGCGGTACTGGGATAAAGTATATGCAATAGGGCTACGACTGACCAAGTCGCCCGAACTGGCCAAAGACCTGGCGCAGGAAACCTTCATCAAGATCTGGAATAACCGCGATAAGCTGCCGGCCCTTACCAATTTCAGCGCCTTCCTTTCCACTGTTTCCCGTCACCTGGCGATTGATCACCTGCGGAAAAAAGTATTTACCACCGGCAACGAAGATTACCTGGTTGCTTATTTCAGCGATGACGCCATCACGCCCCACGAAAAAGCAGAGTACAAAGAGTTAGAGCAATTATTGAACGGGGCCATTAATAACCTGCCTCCGCAACTGCAGCAGGTGTTCAGGTTAAGCCGGTTTGAGGGGCTGAGCCATGCGGAGATAGCCCTGCGAATGAATATTACCCGTATTACTTCAAAAGCTTATATGGTGCGGGCATTGTACGCCATCCGGAAATACCTGTCGAAGTATGGCGATGAACAGGTTATCCTCCTCCTCCTGCTTTATTCCTGCCTGTCATAA
- a CDS encoding MFS transporter encodes MRPATEKISLDRLKAIIGGSIGNLVEWYDWYAYSAFALYFSASFFPADNATAQLLNTAGVFALGFLMRPIGGWLFGRIADKMGRKRAMTGSVLLMSFGSLLIACTPTYATIGILAPVILLVARLLQGLSVGGEYGVSATYLSEMATRHRRGFYSSFQYVTLIGGQLIALGIQLLLQKWLLTEAQLHAWGWRIPFIIGAILSVIALYLRSSLHETPSFVSKEKQQQSKKGTIRELLKHPRAVLTVIGLTLGGTLAFYTYTTYMQKFLVNTVHLTKEQSTMLSFITLLLFALLQPVLGSLSDRIGRKPLLIGFGVLGVICTVPLLTALSHTSSLGGAFILLMAALVIVSGYTSINAVVKAELFPAEVRALGVGLPYALTVAIFGGSAEYIALWLKKGGHEPYFYWYITGCVMVSLLVYLFMKDTKQTSRLNEELAKPAA; translated from the coding sequence ATGCGTCCAGCTACTGAAAAGATATCCCTCGACAGGCTCAAAGCAATTATTGGCGGCAGTATCGGCAACTTGGTGGAATGGTACGACTGGTATGCTTATTCGGCCTTTGCCTTGTATTTTTCTGCTTCCTTTTTCCCGGCTGATAACGCTACGGCCCAATTGCTGAATACAGCCGGTGTGTTTGCGCTGGGTTTTCTGATGCGCCCGATAGGCGGTTGGCTATTTGGCCGGATAGCCGATAAAATGGGCCGTAAACGGGCCATGACAGGGTCGGTATTACTGATGTCGTTTGGTTCTTTACTCATTGCCTGTACCCCTACCTATGCCACTATTGGTATACTGGCACCTGTTATACTACTGGTGGCGCGTTTGCTGCAGGGACTCAGTGTAGGCGGTGAATACGGCGTATCGGCCACTTACCTAAGTGAGATGGCTACCCGCCACCGGCGGGGCTTTTATTCCAGCTTTCAGTATGTTACATTGATCGGCGGACAGTTGATAGCCCTCGGCATTCAACTGCTACTGCAGAAATGGTTGTTGACAGAAGCGCAGTTGCATGCCTGGGGTTGGCGCATCCCTTTTATTATTGGCGCCATTTTATCAGTAATAGCCTTGTACCTGCGCAGCAGCCTGCATGAAACTCCTTCTTTTGTATCAAAGGAAAAGCAGCAACAGTCGAAAAAGGGTACTATCCGTGAACTGCTGAAACATCCCCGGGCTGTGCTTACGGTAATTGGGTTGACATTAGGCGGTACGCTGGCCTTTTATACATATACCACATACATGCAAAAGTTCCTGGTGAATACAGTGCACCTCACCAAAGAGCAATCCACCATGCTCTCCTTTATCACGTTATTACTGTTTGCTTTACTGCAGCCTGTGCTGGGCAGTTTGTCGGACAGGATAGGCCGCAAGCCCTTGCTGATAGGCTTTGGCGTACTGGGGGTGATATGTACGGTGCCGCTGCTCACGGCATTGAGCCATACCTCCTCACTGGGCGGCGCTTTTATATTGCTGATGGCAGCCCTTGTGATTGTCAGCGGGTATACCAGCATCAATGCGGTGGTAAAAGCGGAATTGTTCCCGGCAGAAGTGAGGGCATTGGGAGTAGGGTTACCCTATGCGCTGACGGTAGCCATTTTTGGCGGCAGTGCGGAGTATATTGCCCTGTGGCTGAAAAAGGGTGGGCATGAACCTTATTTTTATTGGTATATAACAGGCTGTGTCATGGTCTCCTTACTGGTATACCTGTTCATGAAAGACACGAAGCAAACATCCCGCCTGAACGAAGAGTTGGCAAAGCCTGCGGCTTAA
- a CDS encoding helix-turn-helix domain-containing protein, with translation MKHTPDPSDFDQLRKHVISLFPEQPDSPVVSVAQQEEEIHSISRTIGGERFYFVVDMTSFEISQSGGIQRWLGYYEKEFTLKKYWGLVHPGLQKAAHAVFLQMANILCIGKFDLAFMVQRYSSLTAIKHAKGHYLLLKRTASVFQYDTKNRLTEYLNEFTIIGQYNGEPLSPSFFTDKGEQETERGEIIMKKVLENFLGMKVFSVNELQVARMLAYQPGISQQQIADTLGVLPSTIVTYYKRFLQKAREYFHHDFSSALEAAIYLQKAGLL, from the coding sequence ATGAAGCATACCCCCGATCCTTCCGACTTTGACCAGCTCCGGAAACACGTCATCAGTTTATTCCCGGAACAGCCGGATTCACCGGTAGTATCCGTAGCACAACAGGAAGAAGAGATCCATTCCATCAGCCGTACCATCGGTGGTGAAAGGTTCTACTTTGTGGTGGACATGACCAGCTTTGAGATCAGTCAAAGCGGCGGCATACAGCGCTGGCTGGGGTACTATGAAAAAGAATTCACCCTGAAAAAATACTGGGGACTCGTACATCCCGGACTGCAAAAAGCAGCGCATGCCGTATTCCTGCAAATGGCCAATATACTCTGTATAGGTAAGTTTGACCTCGCATTCATGGTACAACGCTATAGCAGCCTTACGGCGATCAAACATGCGAAAGGCCATTACCTCCTCCTGAAAAGGACCGCTTCGGTATTCCAATACGATACAAAGAACCGCCTGACGGAATACCTCAATGAGTTTACCATCATCGGCCAATACAATGGCGAGCCCCTCTCCCCTTCTTTTTTTACCGACAAAGGCGAACAGGAAACCGAGCGGGGCGAGATCATCATGAAAAAAGTATTAGAAAACTTCCTCGGCATGAAGGTCTTTTCCGTCAATGAGCTGCAGGTGGCCCGTATGCTCGCTTATCAGCCAGGCATCAGTCAGCAGCAAATTGCCGATACCCTGGGTGTACTGCCCAGTACCATCGTCACGTATTACAAGCGTTTCCTCCAAAAAGCGCGGGAATACTTTCACCATGATTTTTCCTCCGCGCTGGAAGCAGCCATTTATCTCCAAAAGGCAGGATTACTGTAA
- a CDS encoding CsgG/HfaB family protein, whose protein sequence is MKRCFTLILLAVGHYCTMAQTSVTLASQRPPELDVSQYRQVAVGDIVGPLGTKTELSLDLTDALSARLFNAQALEVVEKNTLDKILGDQKFRDLQVIDEKTTRELNKKLGNALLITGRLQSNNLEQKLIYQDQSIIVNGCSRKYYYEVKGTVSIQLKIFDLKNGKLIYNDAVTKPVEKQTKEDCSVPNKLDVGEITRQATKDLGEEIARLIVPYEVKTTLQFSDPGLFKSPFKKLREAVGFLQDRKYDAGLSIFKEYTEDKSLKGKHQAPAFFNYGLALLYAGKYEESRKAFEQAANANATFRGNVREVLVLIDTEEQAARKMARLTEEKQKMEQAALAEAQKPKETEKPTAKPAAASKTPAKTKPKGF, encoded by the coding sequence ATGAAAAGGTGCTTCACCCTAATCTTATTGGCCGTTGGCCACTACTGCACAATGGCCCAGACCTCCGTTACACTCGCTTCCCAAAGACCACCCGAACTGGATGTAAGCCAGTACAGGCAGGTAGCCGTTGGTGATATTGTGGGCCCCCTGGGCACCAAAACAGAATTGAGCCTGGACCTGACCGATGCCCTCTCTGCCCGGCTCTTCAATGCACAGGCACTGGAAGTAGTAGAGAAAAACACGCTGGATAAAATACTGGGTGATCAAAAATTCCGCGACCTGCAGGTGATTGACGAAAAAACAACCCGGGAGCTGAACAAAAAGCTGGGCAATGCCTTGCTCATCACCGGCAGGCTGCAAAGCAATAACCTGGAACAAAAACTCATTTACCAGGACCAGTCTATTATTGTAAACGGATGCAGCCGTAAATATTATTATGAAGTGAAAGGGACTGTAAGCATCCAACTGAAAATCTTTGACCTGAAGAATGGAAAGCTTATTTACAATGATGCAGTAACCAAACCGGTTGAGAAGCAGACCAAGGAAGACTGCTCCGTTCCCAACAAACTCGATGTGGGCGAAATAACCAGGCAGGCCACTAAAGACCTGGGCGAAGAAATTGCCCGGCTGATAGTGCCCTATGAGGTAAAAACAACCTTACAGTTCTCTGATCCCGGTCTTTTTAAAAGCCCTTTTAAAAAGCTAAGGGAAGCGGTAGGCTTCCTGCAGGACAGGAAGTATGATGCCGGCCTCAGCATCTTCAAAGAATATACAGAAGACAAAAGCCTGAAAGGTAAACACCAGGCGCCTGCTTTCTTTAACTATGGCCTGGCATTATTATATGCAGGAAAATATGAAGAGTCACGCAAAGCATTTGAGCAGGCAGCCAATGCCAATGCTACCTTCCGGGGTAATGTGCGGGAAGTACTGGTGCTGATAGACACCGAAGAACAGGCAGCCCGGAAAATGGCCCGGCTTACAGAAGAAAAACAGAAGATGGAACAGGCCGCTTTAGCAGAAGCCCAGAAGCCAAAGGAAACAGAAAAGCCCACTGCCAAACCTGCCGCCGCATCCAAAACACCCGCTAAGACAAAGCCCAAAGGTTTTTAA
- a CDS encoding DUF7619 domain-containing protein, with protein MRYLFLLSLLLGIVQPLIGQVTRLEYFIDHDPGWGNGTAINITAGNDIQQNFTAPLTNVEVGYHTLYLRARDAQGRWSLTAWHAFYVLPPAGNTVTGAEYFFDTDPGAGQGIALPVTGSANTTLNYTIPLDNLSYGFHTLFVRMRDNESHWSLTQQKLVYLDQSSDTTRIKAFDYYFERSGVLSSTYTYTLPAPALAVSLDFTANLSELEPEKEYTMYIWAVTNTGQKSLVHKKQVKVCAGNVAKAGFDFITEGTQVNFIDSAAGVTRYTWHFGDKKSDTISTPFHIYDSVGSYIVKQIVSNFCNADSLTKQVVIRGLKSISSDKGGNTGFVTVDIRGAGFAKDMIVYLHKTGEQNIKADTPVIQHTGLLSAAFNLTGSKKGIWDVIAVFPDGKKDTLFQAFTIEDGTEPKLAVKISGNSILRIGFQQVYNVTYTNTSNTDAAIVPLYIGGLPLGTDIEVLNPLFKLDGMPGADTLHLSDYPVPPTHHDTLSNSSYRLFLLDRIPAHSTGTLQCVFHVPDTTPLHILPQIKVSLGKPLAVPPAPNSSGQADPAQMIADINYCLEQVTGIAMKKILEKRFGADKDFTGIYTCFSDTAIKKVLSYFYTASPKRTDQKTIAKVLDFSDLALSMTVQGLGCARVVVSAIGLGAPYVGQPLIVIPAVVLNQRLQAIQHYVEYAATVAEIARVSKDCVPVFKYDAVDVLNVIIGNAWDPNAKYGPGDGSQNHFTTSGKMHYTIGFENDPAANLNVQTVTVTDTLSSPLYNLGSFGFTGVTIGDSVYTLRTPVQSFFHDFDFIARYGVKARVVATFSPATGIIQWKFYTIDPSTNQITTHALDGFLPPDKISPKGQGYVSFVIDPVGGIQSGDAISNKAYIKFDYNPVIITNTWLNVFDLNSPASRIQNLPAQTTDTTFTVRWDGTDDRSGIRSYDIYYAINNGPFQLWLYDITAKEAIFTGTKDSLYKFYSIAKDYAGNIENSKTQAEASILVTGKVTGINDPPGDGFYVRSYPNPATTTTWLEFSLPQPQQVRIVIRDLQGKEISAIANRLFTTGTHKLKWDVRHLPAGIYIIEFDSKKSRKSSKLVKQ; from the coding sequence ATGCGGTATCTATTTCTGTTATCCCTCTTACTGGGTATAGTACAACCTTTGATAGGCCAGGTAACCCGGCTGGAATACTTTATCGACCATGATCCAGGCTGGGGCAACGGTACTGCCATCAATATAACAGCCGGCAATGATATACAACAAAACTTTACAGCGCCGCTCACCAATGTGGAGGTGGGTTACCATACCCTGTACCTACGCGCCAGGGATGCCCAAGGCCGCTGGTCGCTTACTGCCTGGCATGCCTTTTATGTCTTGCCACCAGCCGGCAATACGGTTACAGGAGCCGAATACTTTTTTGATACGGATCCGGGTGCAGGTCAGGGTATTGCCCTTCCTGTAACAGGCAGCGCCAACACCACACTGAATTACACCATTCCCCTGGACAACCTGTCGTATGGATTTCATACACTGTTTGTACGTATGCGCGATAATGAAAGCCACTGGTCACTCACCCAGCAAAAACTGGTTTACCTCGATCAGTCGTCCGACACCACCCGCATTAAAGCATTTGATTATTACTTTGAGCGCAGCGGTGTACTGTCCAGCACCTATACCTATACCCTGCCCGCTCCTGCTCTTGCAGTCAGCCTGGACTTCACCGCCAACCTCAGTGAGCTGGAGCCTGAAAAAGAATATACCATGTATATATGGGCCGTTACCAATACCGGCCAGAAAAGCCTGGTACATAAAAAACAGGTGAAAGTATGTGCGGGCAATGTGGCAAAAGCCGGGTTTGATTTTATCACAGAAGGAACGCAGGTAAACTTTATAGATTCAGCAGCAGGAGTCACCCGCTACACATGGCACTTTGGCGATAAAAAATCAGATACAATAAGTACTCCCTTTCATATATACGATTCAGTAGGTAGCTATATTGTTAAACAAATTGTCTCTAATTTCTGCAATGCAGACTCTCTAACCAAACAGGTTGTCATCAGGGGGCTCAAAAGCATTAGCAGCGATAAAGGCGGCAATACGGGATTTGTAACAGTTGATATAAGAGGTGCAGGGTTTGCAAAGGACATGATCGTATACCTGCACAAAACAGGCGAACAAAACATAAAAGCAGATACCCCTGTTATACAGCATACCGGCCTGTTGTCTGCCGCCTTCAACTTAACAGGCAGCAAAAAAGGAATATGGGATGTCATTGCAGTATTCCCGGACGGTAAAAAAGATACCTTATTCCAGGCTTTCACCATCGAAGATGGAACAGAACCCAAATTAGCTGTAAAAATATCCGGCAATAGCATACTGCGCATCGGGTTTCAGCAGGTATACAATGTTACCTATACCAATACCAGCAATACCGACGCAGCCATTGTTCCTTTGTACATTGGTGGTTTGCCATTGGGTACTGACATTGAAGTCCTGAATCCATTGTTCAAACTTGACGGCATGCCGGGAGCCGATACGCTGCACTTATCAGATTATCCGGTGCCCCCTACCCATCATGATACATTATCCAATAGCAGCTACCGGCTATTTTTACTTGACCGTATACCAGCACATTCAACAGGCACACTACAATGCGTCTTCCATGTACCGGATACTACGCCGCTGCACATATTGCCCCAAATAAAGGTTAGTCTGGGCAAACCTTTAGCTGTACCTCCGGCCCCCAATAGCAGCGGACAGGCAGATCCGGCCCAAATGATCGCAGATATCAACTATTGCCTGGAGCAGGTAACAGGCATAGCGATGAAGAAAATACTGGAAAAAAGATTCGGGGCAGATAAAGACTTCACAGGTATCTACACCTGTTTCTCAGACACCGCCATCAAAAAGGTATTATCTTATTTCTATACAGCAAGCCCCAAAAGAACAGATCAAAAAACAATCGCCAAGGTCCTGGACTTCTCAGATCTAGCATTATCTATGACTGTACAGGGATTGGGCTGTGCAAGGGTAGTTGTATCTGCGATAGGCCTTGGCGCCCCCTATGTAGGTCAACCTCTGATTGTAATACCGGCCGTTGTCCTGAACCAAAGATTACAGGCTATTCAACACTATGTAGAATATGCAGCCACCGTGGCTGAAATAGCCAGGGTATCCAAAGACTGTGTCCCGGTATTTAAATATGATGCGGTGGACGTGCTCAATGTGATCATCGGAAACGCCTGGGACCCTAATGCTAAATATGGTCCCGGTGATGGCTCGCAAAATCATTTTACGACTTCCGGCAAAATGCACTACACCATCGGCTTTGAAAATGACCCGGCAGCCAACCTGAACGTACAAACTGTTACAGTGACAGACACGCTAAGCAGCCCGCTCTATAACCTGGGAAGTTTCGGATTTACAGGCGTCACTATTGGAGATTCTGTATATACATTAAGAACCCCTGTGCAATCTTTCTTCCACGATTTTGATTTCATTGCCCGGTATGGAGTAAAGGCCAGGGTAGTGGCGACCTTTAGTCCCGCAACAGGTATCATACAATGGAAATTCTATACCATTGACCCTTCTACTAACCAAATCACCACCCATGCATTGGATGGCTTCCTGCCGCCGGATAAAATTTCACCCAAGGGGCAGGGATATGTTTCCTTTGTAATAGATCCGGTTGGTGGTATACAATCGGGGGATGCCATCAGTAACAAGGCTTATATCAAGTTTGACTACAACCCTGTTATCATTACCAATACCTGGCTAAATGTTTTTGACCTGAACAGCCCGGCGAGCAGGATACAAAACCTTCCCGCCCAAACAACAGATACGACATTCACCGTGCGTTGGGACGGCACAGACGACAGGTCGGGCATAAGGAGTTACGATATTTATTATGCCATTAACAATGGGCCTTTTCAGTTATGGCTATATGACATAACAGCGAAAGAGGCCATCTTTACAGGCACTAAAGACAGCCTGTACAAATTCTACAGCATTGCCAAAGACTATGCCGGCAATATAGAAAATAGCAAAACCCAGGCAGAGGCAAGCATCCTGGTAACAGGCAAGGTAACGGGCATCAACGATCCGCCAGGGGATGGCTTTTATGTACGCTCCTACCCCAATCCTGCCACCACCACTACCTGGCTGGAGTTTAGCCTGCCGCAGCCACAACAAGTACGGATCGTGATCAGGGACCTGCAGGGTAAGGAGATCAGCGCCATAGCCAACCGCCTGTTTACTACCGGTACGCACAAGCTGAAATGGGACGTGCGGCACCTGCCGGCAGGTATCTATATCATTGAATTTGACAGCAAAAAATCCAGGAAAAGCAGTAAGCTGGTGAAACAGTAA
- a CDS encoding sensor histidine kinase codes for MNPRTTTFIIIVLYFCLTGLSTQAEIYSDSSKVIKLLALAEKEKDPKKAAIYALESLSISTRLNNHLLMAKSYRQLSYLYRPERNARLFVMDSLFMHYAGRSGNTALLFDALQLCAKDYLNTNQVPQAEKYIAGLDSLAQEADTTFRKCIAAQVKAFYHFKRFRPVESLAQAENGLHYAQLLQNKRLIGRSFCQVGDGYLYRFKHDSAAMYYFKAVEELKKLNEEEELARVYGQLAFLYQTTGNSSRSVPYYEMAYAVFEKAGAPLEAAYISLKMSDVYFNQRKYDTAFICINKAFRTFRQYNYGQGLGLSYSYLGRYYAKADQKDSSDYYTTLSKETLKQYNNSLLNFYAAGYETSNAIDTRNFKKADTLIKKMMGQLSSTVPKELLQGAIDIATTEGYSPPAKEKIQKMLLTGDTTLLMDDTMTFNPATGTQPVFDSLITQQQHRKIAEVEARFKVREAQDSTKLAQKESLLTKQQLNQRNLILLFSFLLLAVSGLLLYVQVKNRKRALADKQRAIEDKATIEHLKDELDHRVGNTLNNISFIISLVKTRSSDKPSFELLEEKVDPLMVLYRMLSDNKTEDVALQEYFEKICKGLKASYDHEDKITLYINAPVTMSGSKAGKVGLILNELVTNSFKYAFTTQTMGSISVTCSINNDEQYYLSITDSGPGMQQSASHGTQKGLHLVRALAYQLKATIREKQEAGVGFEFFFL; via the coding sequence TTGAATCCCCGGACAACCACCTTCATCATAATTGTATTATACTTCTGCCTGACTGGCCTGTCCACGCAGGCAGAAATTTATTCTGATTCCTCAAAGGTTATAAAACTGCTGGCGCTGGCCGAAAAGGAAAAGGACCCTAAAAAAGCGGCTATTTATGCCTTGGAGAGCCTCTCTATCAGTACCCGGCTGAACAATCACCTGCTGATGGCCAAAAGCTACCGGCAACTGAGCTATCTATACAGGCCGGAAAGAAATGCCCGGCTTTTTGTAATGGACTCTCTCTTTATGCATTATGCCGGCCGCTCCGGTAATACTGCCCTGCTCTTTGATGCATTACAGCTATGCGCCAAAGACTACCTGAATACTAACCAGGTACCGCAGGCAGAGAAATACATCGCTGGATTGGATTCTCTGGCGCAGGAAGCCGACACTACCTTCCGGAAATGTATAGCAGCACAGGTAAAAGCGTTTTATCACTTTAAAAGGTTCAGGCCCGTAGAATCTCTTGCACAGGCAGAAAATGGCCTGCACTATGCTCAGCTCCTGCAAAACAAACGCTTAATAGGCCGCTCCTTTTGCCAGGTAGGCGATGGTTATTTATACCGGTTCAAACATGACAGTGCCGCCATGTACTACTTCAAAGCAGTAGAGGAATTGAAGAAACTTAACGAGGAAGAGGAACTGGCAAGGGTATACGGCCAACTGGCTTTCCTGTACCAAACCACCGGCAACTCCTCCAGGTCAGTCCCTTATTATGAAATGGCCTATGCTGTTTTTGAAAAAGCAGGTGCTCCCCTTGAGGCGGCCTACATTTCTTTAAAGATGAGCGACGTTTATTTTAACCAGCGCAAATATGACACTGCTTTCATTTGCATCAATAAAGCATTCCGTACTTTCCGGCAATACAATTACGGGCAAGGACTCGGTCTCTCTTATTCCTACCTGGGGCGCTATTATGCCAAGGCGGATCAAAAGGACAGCTCAGACTACTATACTACATTATCCAAAGAAACCCTGAAACAGTACAACAATTCCCTCCTGAACTTTTACGCTGCAGGATACGAGACTTCCAATGCGATAGATACCCGCAATTTTAAAAAAGCGGATACCCTGATCAAAAAAATGATGGGGCAATTATCTTCAACAGTACCCAAAGAACTTTTACAGGGAGCTATAGATATAGCGACTACTGAGGGTTATAGTCCTCCCGCTAAAGAAAAAATACAAAAGATGTTGCTTACGGGCGACACTACCCTGTTGATGGATGATACCATGACATTCAACCCGGCTACAGGCACCCAGCCTGTATTTGATAGCTTAATCACCCAGCAGCAACACCGGAAAATTGCTGAGGTAGAAGCCAGGTTCAAAGTAAGAGAAGCACAGGACAGCACCAAACTTGCTCAAAAGGAAAGCCTGTTGACAAAGCAACAGCTCAACCAACGCAACCTCATCCTGCTTTTTTCCTTCCTATTGCTGGCCGTATCGGGCCTGTTGCTGTATGTGCAGGTAAAGAACCGGAAAAGGGCCCTGGCCGATAAGCAGCGGGCCATCGAAGACAAAGCAACCATTGAACACCTGAAGGATGAACTGGACCACCGGGTAGGCAATACGCTGAATAATATTTCCTTTATCATCAGCCTTGTTAAGACCCGCTCCTCGGATAAACCTTCTTTTGAATTGCTGGAAGAAAAAGTAGACCCGCTCATGGTGCTTTACCGGATGCTCAGTGACAACAAAACAGAGGATGTAGCGCTGCAGGAATACTTTGAAAAGATCTGTAAGGGATTAAAAGCCTCCTATGACCATGAGGATAAAATAACCCTGTACATCAATGCCCCCGTAACCATGAGCGGCAGTAAAGCCGGTAAAGTGGGCCTGATATTAAATGAACTGGTCACCAACTCCTTTAAATATGCTTTCACAACACAGACTATGGGGTCCATTTCAGTGACATGCAGTATCAATAACGATGAGCAATATTACCTTTCCATAACCGATTCAGGACCCGGCATGCAGCAGTCGGCCAGCCACGGCACCCAAAAAGGACTACATTTGGTGAGAGCGCTGGCCTACCAGTTGAAAGCTACTATCCGCGAAAAGCAGGAAGCTGGTGTTGGCTTTGAATTTTTTTTCCTCTAA